A window from Micromonospora profundi encodes these proteins:
- a CDS encoding SDR family NAD(P)-dependent oxidoreductase has product MTTNNPISTPFTNESTAMDVIQGVDLGGRRAIVTGGSSGIGVETARALAGAGAQVTLAVRNTDAGQRAADDITATTGNDQVLVAPLDLADQASIADFVANWDGPLNILVDNAGIMAAPLSRTPQGWEMQFATNHLGHFALAAGLRNALAAADGARIVSVSSAAHLRSPVVFDDIQFDSREYEPWQAYGQSKTANVLFAVEASRRWADDGILANSLTPGAIKTNLQRYVSEEELNRMRAGNAAAWKTVEQGAATSVLVAASPLLDGVGGRYFEDCQEAGPAQPGERRGVAGYALDPEAAERLWQVSTDLLKS; this is encoded by the coding sequence ATGACGACGAACAACCCGATCAGCACCCCGTTCACCAATGAGTCCACAGCGATGGACGTGATTCAGGGCGTGGACCTCGGCGGACGGCGGGCGATCGTCACCGGCGGTTCGTCGGGCATCGGTGTGGAGACCGCCCGTGCCCTGGCCGGCGCCGGCGCCCAGGTCACCCTTGCCGTGCGCAACACCGACGCCGGTCAACGCGCCGCCGACGACATCACCGCCACCACAGGCAACGACCAGGTCCTGGTCGCTCCGCTCGACCTCGCCGACCAGGCGTCGATCGCCGACTTCGTGGCCAACTGGGACGGCCCGCTGAACATCCTCGTCGACAACGCCGGCATCATGGCCGCGCCCCTGAGCCGGACCCCGCAGGGCTGGGAGATGCAGTTCGCCACCAACCACCTGGGGCACTTCGCGCTCGCCGCCGGGCTGCGCAACGCCCTCGCCGCCGCCGACGGGGCCCGGATCGTGTCGGTCAGCTCCGCCGCCCACCTGCGCTCACCTGTGGTCTTCGACGACATCCAGTTCGACAGTCGGGAGTACGAGCCGTGGCAGGCGTACGGGCAGTCGAAGACGGCGAACGTGCTCTTCGCGGTGGAGGCGAGCCGCCGCTGGGCCGACGACGGAATCCTTGCCAACTCGCTCACGCCCGGCGCGATCAAGACCAACCTGCAACGGTACGTCAGCGAGGAGGAGCTGAACCGGATGCGCGCGGGCAACGCGGCGGCCTGGAAGACAGTCGAACAGGGTGCCGCCACGTCGGTGCTGGTAGCGGCCTCGCCGCTGCTCGACGGAGTGGGCGGGCGCTACTTCGAGGACTGCCAGGAGGCCGGCCCTGCCCAGCCAGGCGAGCGGCGTGGCGTCGCCGGGTACGCGCTGGACCCGGAGGCCGCCGAACGGCTCTGGCAGGTCTCGACCGACCTGCTCAAGAGCTGA